In the genome of Drosophila pseudoobscura strain MV-25-SWS-2005 chromosome 3, UCI_Dpse_MV25, whole genome shotgun sequence, one region contains:
- the LOC6899001 gene encoding nuclear pore complex protein Nup133-like yields MKKQLYGTPRESSPGFRRLCADSTQKSFFGGNSNCSPLPGSLKKTALHNSRHSLSGRSTQSIPGIRSDYNVVESFGFPLPVVVNEALTFVGSAAGAVSAKVAQNGWAWVVHGRRLLIWQYKETSKGAKQPRRGGGLSQCRELQLPYSDLGYNSELISVFQTDGQQMASCIAVSATGDVRYWPSIAHDGNNVNLPILTGQDFVQIINLPLQQGYLAVTSTCTLVFLSVGLTNGRYSLHHKTIKPATSLLGGFGKKFSSMLIGMNTGSDKDPLLVGMCCERNSPEGETVVAVLSDRSIQRWSLSNKGNTEHLLHEDEEVVRRIREEFKQKFWNLRTPADNVEIELNLLDFNIVDDKAYILAGAVNAAHAPQMCYAVAVASVQPNSILLESITPLKLNKFYNAKTKEDCVSLRFIIGSSHIYLYTPKVVYPLLLANAVPTAELEAEKIEFHLHDDRILCAAVCSRLPLFFSRTHGLVSITPGDFDANELHNMSTCNTPDLFAPAMLGSFSAPDQSTLTAVTGSSNNLHMFELDPDELYSDLSDEVGQLKAAFVYHLKRNNNMVKTIIGELLRTVNEPDQYGAPLDAYKLDRIVITIAEDLAEDLPIADPRWEEALGDHDGNRHALGSSRSMQIINQLRDKTLAFDHFVSFLHASGVWEKLNAIPCGSNVLKPTSFILSDISEKIVAAMALRSLQAKQPKIIEHAIDATVAMWDEKPNGNLTTQDIFYVKLCKFQFVFEALAEMADNQISAQRDTTVMVAQFLNDTNSIVLDTLGQVFMHREQQANNFTPHNDRLAACENLPWTAMSGSAGVRDTLNRLIDLSLRYGSQCISETELSQKLYQQIYELVDLVLEGRKNYLDSVRGSEKANLLQQQFEAQRRELISVLIKDLKYEYAAKLAEKYLDFHSLVLICDLTNDKERLDDYMRKYEEFNFSQFAISWHLRQKRHGEVFERFKDNPIALAQFMRDHSSLVWIQLIFNGDYERAAKGLYDLAQNEKEIVARKKSMLSLAKLAAFAAPDTDLTSQMEKINADLKLIEYQLQLSHDVLENFGLDPVEQKVLKAEDIIDLYIADKNDNATEVEFGKALELLSFVEQPYDLRHKIWCAAIRRDNWVDYDHNNSVEYMQKLLFYKIIEISELMGKEGDNVLPPMEEFLESTELDDLPQNKSFQYLLKLTYEYVADMFKQPPDMEV; encoded by the exons ATGAAAAAACAGCTATACGGAACTCCGCGGGAGTCATCGCCAGGATTCCGCCGGCTATGTGCAGACAGCACGCAAAAGTCTTTTTTTGGCGGGAACTCGAACTGCTCTCCACTTCCAGGGAGCTTGAAAAAAACTGCCCTGCACAACAG CCGGCATAGTTTGTCCGGGCGATCTACCCAATCGATACCCGGCATCCGGTCGGACTACAATGTTGTGGAGAGCTTTGGTTTTCCCCTGCCCGTCGTAGTGAACGAGGCCTTGACCTTTGTGGGATCTGCTGCAGGAGCCGTTTCTGCGAAGGTTGCCCAAAATGGCTGGGCTTGG GTTGTGCACGGCCGCCGACTTTTAATTTGGCAGTACAAAGAGACGTCCAAGGGTGCCAAGCAACCTAGACGGGGAGGTGGCTTGTCTCAATGCCGCGAACTACAACTGCCCTACTCCGATTTAGGGTACAACAGTGAGTTGATTAGTGTATTCCAGACAGACGGCCAGCAAATGGCATCCTGCATAGCAGTTTCTGCAACGGGAGATGTGCGCTATTGGCCATCTATCGCCCACGACGGGAATAACGTGAATCTACCGATCCTAACCGGTCAGGACTTCGTTCAGATCATAAATCTACCATTGCAACAGGGCTACCTTGCTGTGACCTCAACTTGCACATTGGTATTTCTCAGCGTAGGCCTCACCAACGGCCGATACTCGTTGCACCACAAGACCATAAAACCGGCCACCAGTTTGCTTGGTGGCTTTGGTAAGAAATTTTCGTCCATGCTTATTGGAATGAACACGGGCAGCGACAAGGATCCG cTCTTGGTTGGCATGTGCTGCGAGAGAAATTCTCCTGAAGGTGAAACCGTGGTGGCTGTGCTCTCGGATCGTTCGATCCAGCGCTGGAGTTTGTCAAACAAAGGGAATACAGAACATTTACTCCACGAGGATGAAGAGGTGGTGCGTCGGATTCGCGAAGAGTTTAAGCAAAAGTTCTGGAATCTCCGTACTCCCGCGGACAATGTGGAAATCGAGTTGAATCTGCTGGACTTTAATATCGTAGATGACAAGGCTTACATATTGGCTGGAGCTGTTAACGCTGCTCACGCTCCACAGATGTGCTATGCCGTTG CTGTGGCCAGTGTCCAACCGAACAGCATACTTTTGGAGTCAATCACACCCCTTAAGTTAAATAAATTCTACAACGCCAAGACCAAAGAGGATTGCGTCAGCCTTCGCTTCATAATAGGGAGCAGCCACATCTACCTCTACACCCCAAAGGTGGTGTATCCGTTGCTATTGGCAAACGCCGTACCCACAGCCGAACTTGAGGCGGAGAAGattgaatttcatttgcaCGACGATCGAATCCTATGTGCTGCCGTCTGCAGTCGACTGCCGCTGTTCTTTAGCCGCACACACGGACTGGTTTCAATCACACCCGGCGACTTTGATGCCAACGAGCTGCATAATATGAGCACCTGCAATACACCAGATCTGTTTGCACCAGCTATGCTCGGTAGTTTCAGTGCACCCGATCAGTCTACACTGACCGCAGTaactggcagcagcaacaatctgCACATGTTCGAACTGGATCCGGATGAGCTATACAGCGATCTAAGTGACGAAGTGGGCCAGTTAAAGGCTGCCTTCGTGTACCACCTGAAGCGTAATAACAACATGGTGAAGACAATTATCGGGGAGCTTCTGCGCACTGTCAATGAGCCCGATCAATATGGTGCACCCTTGGATGCCTACAAGTTGGATAG aATTGTCATCACAATAGCGGAGGACTTGGCCGAGGATCTTCCAATCGCCGATCCACGCTGGGAAGAGGCTCTGGGCGATCACGATGGCAATCGTCATGCGTTAGGGAGCTCACGCTCTATGCAAATCATCAATCAGCTACGGGACAAAACCCTTGCCTTCGATCACTTTGTCTCATTTCTTCATGCCAGCGGCGTTTGGGAGAAG CTCAATGCCATACCCTGTGGTAGTAATGTGCTGAAGCCGACCAGTTTTATATTGTCCGATATTAGCGAGAAAATAGTGGCTGCCATGGCACTCCGTTCCTTGCAGGCCAAACAACCAAAAATCATCGAGCATGCCATCGATGCCACTGTCGCCATGTGGGATGAGAAGCCCAATGGCAACCTAACCACCCAGGACATATTCTATGTGAAACTGTGCAAATTCCAGTTTGTATTCGAGGCCCTAGCCGAAATGGCTGACAATCAGATTTCAGCTCAGAGAGATACCACAGTAATGGTGGCCCAATTTCTCAACGATACCAATTCCATCGTCCTGGATACACTGGGCCAGGTGTTTATGCATCGTGAGCAACAGGCGAACAACTTCACACCGCACAATGACAGACTGGCCGCCTGCGAAAACCTTCCCTGGACGGCCATGTCGGGAAGTGCTGGAGTTCGAGACACTCTCAACCGACTTATAGACCTCAGCCTGCGCTATGGTTCCCAGTGCATCAGTGAGACGGAGCTAAGCCAGAAGTTGTACCAGCAAATATACGAGCTAGTCGATTTGGTGCTTGAGGGGCGCAAGAACTACTTGGATAGTGTTCGAGGATCGGAGAAGGCTAatctgttgcagcagcagtttGAGGCACAGCGCAGGGAACTCATCTCAGTCCTAA TCAAGGATCTTAAGTACGAGTATGCCGCTAAGTTGGCTGAAAAGTATCTGGACTTTCATAGTCTAGTGCTAATATGCGACTTGACCAATGACAAAGAACGTTTGGATGATTACATGCGCAAATACGAGGAGTTTAACTTCTCGCAGTTTGCCATCAGCTGGCATCTGCGGCAGAAGCGGCATGGCGAGGTATTCGAGCGCTTCAAGGACAACCCGATAGCGCTGGCACAGTTCATGCGTGACCATTCATCGCTGGTCTGGATTCAGCTGATATTCAACGGCGACTACGAGCGGGCGGCAAAGGGGCTGTACGACCTGGCGCAAAACGAGAAGGAGATTGTGGCGCGCAAGAAGTCAATGTTGTCTCTGGCCAAGCTGGCTGCTTTTGCGGCGCCCGACACCGACCTGACGTCGCAGATGGAGAAGATTAATGCTGATCTAAAGCTCATCGAGTATCAGCTGCAGTTGAGCCATGACGTACTTGAAAACTTTGGCCTCGACCCAGTAGAACAGAAAGTGCTCAAAGCTGAAGATATTATCGAT CTATACATCGCCGATAAAAACGATAATGCCACCGAAGTGGAGTTTGGCAAGGCCTTGGAACTGCTGAGCTTTGTGGAGCAGCCCTACGATCTGCGCCACAAGATCTGGTGTGCGGCCATACGCCGCGACAACTGGGTCGACTATGACCACAATAATTCCGTGGAATACATGCAGAAGCTGCTATTCTACAAAATCATTGAAATCTCGGAGCTGATGGGCAAGGAAGGCGACAATGTTCTGCCGCCCATGGAGGAGTTCCTGGAGAGCACAGAACTAGATGACCTGCCGCAGAACAAGTCGTTCCAGTATCTCTTGAAACTGACCTACGAGTATGTGGCCGATATGTTCAAACAGCCACCAGACATGGAAGTCTAA
- the LOC6899002 gene encoding prominin-like protein — protein sequence MFSNDYVASDGSGRQFVGRNRIEIGMALAERPRGRNFTGRARKHHFVPLSVRGIHSVVLILVLLSLTMQNLAQDPDAETGTTGASGTESNNKADVVWREGYAGDGTTHEQLGQDHWPSVEYSPYLGFGNYSLDLTSSQKALSPVNTLTHFALRLFLPDLPPGYVTTTANNKLVLGPKVWKNDWAALLARYWFLLLVVISLLVCIIIIPFIGVCYCCFCCCLRCKQNKRSNKFRRRCLCSVCLALLVIGLMLGLFIMFIANKFLDRGLEDSNMTMKRASRDTCTFLKDVADHIYHLLVYNYQELEAHLEDQLNNAHDHIFLDLGDTSESTALAEMERILNNMPKALKIMMQVEALEQDIRFFGSQFRDGMRGQKRDLSYAAYALCHLEKCYKFNHDMGVVTYDVSKCLHLDLIPNTTVFVEAMKQIIDDKLYQIPIRGMARLKKVKEIILKQMKLVLPPIFRSLTRSRIMFLNEAIEIRDLIDSMISDIHLNTLRTARTFDDVYEKFGEDRRTINIVIFLLIFIIIVILISALVCGFLGPNRTMPGPPRVFSKGMAASCLFIAIIMIFCVFSFITLVGLFYLIIGLITYTSACAPLKNDRNIFRYLDPVIDINRYMSGSTEVREPFSTLPVSEAIRACNANESVFQLLRAKNIYDIKKLLNLEVFVDGFEDPPLFTGDLSKVELILEKEKLLLTDMREGNLSEYHSSLYSEHLCTKFIHTDFSIIKSKSMAFVYEINTKYLKGWSGVIAYYLAAVDLIRYGNYFLNPLTNAVKKLLEKVKEIDKLILYDNNNFGDSFKILMDAVERSESFIRNKGNDYINHLANNLSTSVNLQIQDYVERVIREAENNVGHCKPLAYIYHQGASLICERLVDPINAFWLATLFCCMLLLPILLVAHCLMCMYSKIYPSPIVAQLAAVEAARCPVCTGPPVMLAPANILSPDFRGKAGLTAPEELDRPLQVVAVRAESVAISKRKKD from the exons atgttttcaaaCGACTACGTTGCAAGCGACGGAAGCGGACGCCAATTCGTTGGGAGGAACCGTATCGAGATCGGAATGGCGCTGGCAGAACGTCCACGCGGAAGAAATTTTACAGGAAGAGCACGAAAGCATCACTTTGTTCCCCTTTCTGTTCGAGGCATCCATTCGGTGGTGCTGATCCTTGTGTTACTCTCACTTACTATGCAAAATTTGGCCCAGGATCCTGATGCAGAAACAGGAACAACTGGAGCCAGTGGTACTGAAAGTAATAATAAAGCTGATGTCGTTTGGCGCGAGGGGTACGCGGGCGACGGTACGACTCACGAGCAGCTCGGACAGGACCACTGGCCTTCCGTCGAGTACAGCCCATACCTTGGTTTCGGCAATTATTCCCTGGATCTAACCTCTTCACAAAAAGCTCTGAGTCCCGTTAATACATTAACGCACTTCGCCTTGCGGTTGTTTTTGCCCGACCTGCCTCCGG GCTATGTTACGACGACGGCCAACAACAAGTTGGTTCTCGGCCCTAAGGTGTGGAAGAACGATTGGGCTGCTCTATTGGCTCGGTACTGGTTTCTGCTTCTTGTCGTGATATCCCTCCTCGTCTGTATAATTATCATACCGTTTATTGG TGTTTGCtattgctgcttctgctgctgcttacgTTGCAAGCAAAATAAGAGATCGAACAAGTTCCGGAGGCGTTGTCTTTGCAGCGTTTGCCTTGCCCTTCTCGTTATTGGCCTTAT GCTTGGTCTTTTCATAATGTTTATTGCGAACAAGTTTCTGGATCGCGGACTAGAAGACAGCAATATGACAATGAAACGTGCTAGCAGGGACACTTGCACCTTTTTAAAAGATGTGGCTGATCATATCTACCATTTGCTGGTGTACAATTACCAGGAGCTGGAAGCCCACCTCGAAGATCAACTTAATA ACGCACATGATCACATATTCCTGGACCTGGGGGATACCTCCGAGAGTACTGCGCTAGCAGAAATGGAGCGCATCTTGAACAACATGCCGAAAGCCCTTAAGATTATGATGCAAGTGGAGGCCTTAGAGCAGGATATCCGTTTCTTTGGGTCCCAATTTAGAGACG GTATGCGGGGCCAGAAACGAGATCTTAGCTACGCTGCTTATGCTTTGTGCCATTTGGAAAAATGCTATAAGTTCAACCATGACATGGGTGTAGTGACTTACGATGTTTCAAAGTGCCTGCACTTAGACCTG ATTCCTAATACTACGGTCTTTGTCGAAGCTATGAAACAAATTATTGACGACAAACTTTATCAGATCCCAATAAGGGGAATGGCCCGCTTAAAAAAGGTTAAGGAAATTATCCTGAAACAGATGAAACTCGTTCTTCCGCCAATATTTCGAAGCCTTACTAGATCAAGGATAATGTTTCTGAATGAAGCTATAGAAATCCGCGACTTGATTGATTCTATGATCAGCGATATTCACCTAAACACACTGAGGACCGCAAGGACATTTGACGACGTCTACGAAAAGTTTGGCGAAGATCGCAGGACTATTAACATCgtcatttttttgttaatcTTTATA ATTATAGTAATCTTGATATCGGCACTGGTATGCGGCTTCTTAGGGCCTAACCGGACAATGCCAGGACCCCCTAGGGTATTCTCAAAGGGAATGGCTGCCTCATGTCTATTTAT CGCCATCATCATgatattttgtgtgttctcGTTCATCACGCTAGTTGGACTGTTCTACTTGATAATCGGTTTGATAACTTACACGAGCGCATGTGCTCCATTAAAAAATGATCGAAACATCTTCCGATATCTCGACCCCGTTATCGATATCAATCGCTACATGTCGGGGAGTACGGAAGTAAGGGAACCGTTTTCCACGCTGCCAGTGTCGGAGGCAATCAGGGCCTGCAATGCAAATGAGTCCGTATTTCAGCTGTTGAGAGCGAAGAATATTTACGACATAAAAAAGTTGTTAAATTTGGAAGTATTCGTCGACGGCTTTGAAGATCCCCCTCTGTTCACTGGGGATTTATCCAAAGTGGAGCTCATCCTGGAAAAGGAGAAATTACTTCTCACTGACATGCGTGAAGGCAATTTGTCCGAATACCACAGCAGCTTATACAGCGAGCATCTTTGCACCAAATTTATCCATACGGATTTCTCCATAATAAAGAGCAAATCGATGGCATTTGTTTAtgaaataaacacaaaatatCTAAAAGGGTGGTCAGGCGTAATTGCTTACTACCTGGCTGCCGTAGATCTAATAAGATACGGAAATTATTTCTTGAACCCATTGACGAATGCCGTAAAAAAATTATTGGAAAAAGTAAAGGAAATTGATAAGCTCATTCTATACGACAACAATAACTTTGGCGACTCTTTTAAAATACTGATGGACGCGGTTGAAAGGTCCGAGAGCTTTATTAGGAATAAAGGCAACGATTACATCAACCATCTCGCCAATAACCTTTCGACTTCGGTCAACCTTCAGATTCAAGACTATGTCGAAAGAGTGATTAGGGAAGCGGAAAACAACGTAGGACACTGTAAGCCTCTGGCCTACATTTACCATCAAGGCGCTTCCTTAATTTGTGAACGTCTAGTCGATCCGATA aACGCATTTTGGCTGGCCACTCTTTTTTGCTGCATGCTTCTCCTGCCCATCCTGCTGGTAGCCCATTGTCTGATGTGCATGTACTCTAAAATCTATCCGTCTCCGATTGTCGCTCAATTAGCAGCAGTAGAAGCAGCAAG ATGTCCAGTTTGCACAGGTCCGCCGGTCATGCTAGCGCCGGCAAATATTTTGTCACCAGATTTCCGCGGCAAGGCTGGGCTCACAGCTCCAGAAGAGTTGGACAGGCCGCTACAAGTTGTTGCAGTCAGAGCGGAATCTGTAGCGATCAGCAAACGTAAGAAAGACTAG
- the hng1 gene encoding uncharacterized protein hng1, producing the protein MSSNHRPLDASDIQLIQTIRETPSLYDPQLPSFRLSQRKEEDWLKVAETLRISTVDARRRWTCLRDRYSRELKQMRLHPTSEFGRNDFFKQMDFLRQFVRKRRERNRRDQTPTGWLKVDMRRNKLMKMSTETETLIEDSHVYEETDEHNYDTKLEVQTSHSETYSVLVEADDGQEPEQESFEEDFIGDGECEHKTMDSTTTTSPHADDAAHPTQGDINYMVCMPSMSQERKHLSQESLAPTMAVPTMTETEDDYFCKSVAAYLRQLSRVHKIKAKVEMFQILEKYIMLEEERRGVVSGSRPGSG; encoded by the coding sequence ATGAGTTCCAACCATCGACCCCTGGACGCATCGGATATCCAGCTGATACAGACTATTCGTGAAACACCCTCGCTGTATGATCCGCAGCTCCCCTCTTTTCGGCTCTCGCAGCGCAAAGAGGAGGACTGGTTGAAAGTGGCTGAAACGTTGAGAATTTCTACTGTAGATGCTCGGCGGCGTTGGACCTGTTTACGAGATCGCTATTCGCGGGAGCTTAAACAGATGCGTCTCCATCCAACCAGCGAATTCGGCCGCAATGATTTCTTCAAACAAATGGATTTTCTGCGGCAATTTGTAAGAAAGCGGCGCGAGCGCAACAGAAGAGATCAGACGCCTACTGGTTGGCTCAAAGTGGACATGAGGAGAAACAAACTAATGAAGATGTCGACCGAAACGGAGACCCTGATTGAGGATTCGCATGTTTACGAGGAGACCGATGAGCACAATTACGATACTAAGCTAGAAGTGCAGACATCGCACTCCGAGACGTACTCGGTGCTAGTGGAGGCCGATGATGGTCAAGAGCCCGAGCAGGAGAGTTTCGAGGAAGACTTCATTGGGGATGGAGAGTGTGAGCACAAGACAATGGACTCAACGACCACAACCTCTCCTCACGCCGATGACGCAGCCCACCCCACCCAGGGCGACATCAACTACATGGTCTGCATGCCCAGCATGAGTCAAGAACGGAAGCATCTTTCCCAAGAGTCACTAGCTCCGACTATGGCCGTGCCAACAATGACAGAGACCGAGGACGATTACTTCTGTAAATCTGTGGCTGCCTATCTGCGGCAGCTGTCGCGGGTGCACAAGATCAAGGCCAAGGTGGAGATGTTCCAAATACTGGAGAAATACATTATGCTCGAGGAGGAGAGACGAGGCGTGGTATCGGGCTCGAGACCAGGGTCGGGGTGA